From Xyrauchen texanus isolate HMW12.3.18 chromosome 15, RBS_HiC_50CHRs, whole genome shotgun sequence:
TGGACAGATTTCTAACTGGTATGTAACTGCCGGTGATCCGTTCTGCAcagaacttgctcatctcaaacaTGCATTGCTTCAAGTTGATGTCGAACAcacctacaggtgaaactcgaaaaattagaatatcgtgcaaaagttcattaatttcagtaattcaacttaaaaggtgaaactaatatattatatagactcattacaagcaaagtaagatatttcaagcctttatttgatataattttgatgattatggcttacagcttttgaaaaccccaaattcagaatctcagaaaattagaatattacatgaataaaaaaaaggattttaaatacagaaatgtcggccctctgaaaagtataatcatgcatatgtactcagtacttggtttgggccccttttgcattaattactgcctcaatgcggcatggcatggatgctatcagcctgtggcactgctgaggtgttatggaagaccaagatgcttcagtagcggccttcagctcttctgcattgtttggtctcatgtctctcatctttctcttggcaatgccccatagattctctatggggttcaggtcaggcgagtttgctggccaatcaagcacagtaataccatggtcattgaaccaggttttggtacttttggcagtgtgggcaggtgccaagtcctgctggaaaatgaagtcagcatctccataaagcttgtctgctgaaggaagcatgaagtgctctaaaatgtcccggtagacggctgcgttgactctggacttaataaaacacagtggaccaacaccagccgatgacatggctccccaaaccaacacagactgtggaaacttcacactggacttcaagcgtCTTGGATTgagtgcctctccattcttcctccagactctgggaccttggtttccaaatgagatgcaaaatttgctctcatcagaaaagaggactttggaccactgagcaacagaccagttcttttttctttagcccaggtaagacgtttgacatttgaagcccatgtccaggacccgtctgtgtgtggtggctcttgatgcagtaactccagcctcagtccactccttgtgaagctccccacacatttgaatggccttttcctgacaatcctctccaggctacggtcatccctgctgcttgtgcacctttttcttccacacttttcccttccacttaactttctattaatgtgctttgatacagcactttgagaacatccaacttcttttgcaattaccttttgaggctttccctccttgtggagggtgtcaatgatggttttctgcacaactgtcaggtcagcagtcttccccatgattgtgaattcaactgaaccagactgagagaccattcaaaggctcaggaaccctttgcaggtgtttagctgattagagtgtgacactttgagcctacaatactgaaccttttcacaatattctaattttctgagattctgaatttggggttttcataagctgtaagccataatcatcaaaattatatcaaataaaggcttgaaatatcttactttgcttgtaatgagtctatataatatattagtttcaccttttaagttgaattactgaaattaatgaccttttgcacgatattctaatttttcgagtttcacctgtattttcaCGGGTGGACTCATTTGATCACGAcaccgcccctttttggagcactgcctccataattttcatttttgggtgaacataaCTTTAATTGTTTCTCTGCAATGTTTAGGCGATTTGCATATGATTTAAACGATATAGATTATACATGAGACTAAACTTATCTCTATAAACTTGTGTTTGCATGAAAGAAAAACATCTGCTTTAAAGGGTTAAAGTACATCTCTCTTTGGCTACTAGTGAGCCTGCGCCAAGAGTTTGACAATATGGGGAAGTTAACAGTACTCTCGCTTTTTGTTGTAGCTCTTTCAGCTTTGATCGGAGAAAGGCTCATTGCAATAAGGTTGGTCAATTTGTCAAATCGTACGATATATAACGTAGGCTTAAGAcatatttgtttataaaaatactAAGCTTGGCAACAATTGCAATGAGGTTTTTCAGACTAACGGGCGTTATTAGACCAAGCTGGAAACTGCAACTCGTTTCCATTTGAATGAGCTGTTTGGTCGTGGCTGTGTGGCGCATGCAAACTTTTACCCATTATGCAAATTGTTGATATTTTATTGCACATGATAATGATCATATCAGTATCTTTtagtattcatttttattttatccacAGGCATGTAGCGCTTTCTTCCAGAGAATTAACCCAGAACCACCTTCCAAACTGTTACATAATAAAGGGAATAGGCAAGTTAAACACTCACTACATTGACCGAGTTTAATTTGCTGGACTGAATTTGTCTGCCTGGAGCAAGTGCTATACGTTACCTATCcgaattaaaaatgtgtaaatgcatttcTGATTTCATTTCCGTGTTTTAACAGAGTTTGGGGCTGAAGATATTTCCATACTTGAGGGTGGATTGGCCTTTCTGAGCACTGTATGtcaaaacaacaataacataACTAAGCATTTTGGTaacttaataaaatatattcaaacCCATCTGCACAGAGCTTTGCCAATCCTGATGTCTTAATAAAACCTTTCATTGAATCTTGTGTTAGTACAACACAAGATAAATCATTGTTCCCCCCCCCATGTAAATTCAACCATTCAATGTAACcatgttttaaatgttcaaatgaatTAAACACAGGGCTTGAAGTATCCAGGCTTACCATCCTATTCGGAGGACCCTGGAAAGCTTTATACCCTGAATCTGGTGGATTCTCCAATGAATATTGAAGCATTGAGCATTAAAGGGGAATTTGACAAAGACTCCTTTAATCCACATGGAATCAGCTTGTACACCGACGATAAAGGTTTGGTGAATTTTATGCAATAATTGTAAACGTGAACAAGAACAGTATTTTGTTGCTGTGTTATTTTATGTGAGCAATAAAATTTGTTATAATTTGTTGTTATTTGCTGCAGATGGTGCCATATACCTATTTGTTGTTAATCATCCTCGAGGCAAAAGTCATGTGGAGATTTTCAGATTTGTTGAGAAAGAAAACTCTCTTCAATACATCAAGACCATTAGGCATGAACTCCTGCACAAGTATGTTCACTCAGGAAGTGTGGTAATGTATCCCGAACATAATCAGAGAATacatttcagtttatttatttgtgtcatGCTTTAGTGTGAATGATATTGTAGCTGTGGGTGCCGAAAGCTTTTATGCCGCCAATGATCATTACTTCACTAATGGGATTCTCAAGTTTCTGGAGCCATTGCTCTCTTTGGCCTGGTGTGATGTCATCTACTACAGTCCTGACACAGTGCAAGTTGTAGCAGAGGGATTCATGTCTGCCAACGGCATAAATATCTCCCCCAACAAAAGGCAAGTTTTGGAATAAAAATCAAGGTAAAACACGAATAGACTGTAGAGTGTAATATTACGTTTTTCTTTGGAAAATAGTcattcatttaattcattttcCTGTTTCAGACATTTGTATGTGTCAGATATTCTGAAGCACAAAATTGTTGTCATGAAAATACAGAACAACACAATATTGTCTCATGTTAAGGTAAACACAAAATTACATGCATTTTACACCCCtcacttccacacacacacacacacacacacacacagatatatatatatatatattattatacagttgatgtcagaagtttacatgcaccttaaccaaatatatttaaactcagtttttcacaattcctgacatttaatcgcagaaaacatttcctgtcttaggtcagttaggatcactactttattgtaagaatgtgaaatgtcagaatactagcagagataattatttatttcagtttttgtttctttcatcacattcccagtgggtcagaagtttaaatacacttttttttagtatttggtagaattggcTTTAAATTTATTAACTTGGGTCaaagttttgggtagccttccacaagctattcacaataagttactgtaaatttggcccattcctccagatagaactggtgtaactgagtcaggtttgtaggcctccttgctcgcacacatttttcagttctgcccacaaatttactatcggattgaggtcagggctttgtgatggttactccaataccttgactttgttgtccataaGCCATTCTGACACTTCTTTGAAGGTATGATTGGGTTCATTGTCcctttggaagacccatttgcgactgagcttcctggctgatgtcttgagatgtcgcttcaatatagccacataatgttccttccttgTGATGATGCAAAAAGTtagatctttgtctccatgtgcacttgcaaactgtagtctggcttttttataacagtagcttcttccttgctgagcaatctttcaggttatgtcgatataggatgcatttactgtggatatagatatttgcttcctgtttcctccagcattctcacaaggtcttttgctgttgtacatgatatatatatatatatataaggcgtactgaattggaggtgtacttgtggatgtattttaaggcctaccttcaaactcagtgcctctttgcttgacataattggaaaatcataagaaatcagccaagacttcagaattatttttttggactggttcatctttgggagtaagttccaaacgcctgaaggttccatgttcatctgtacaaacaatattacgcaactttaaacaccatgggaccacacagccatcataccattcAGGAAGTAgaggcattctgtctcctagagatgaatgttgttttgtgcaaaaagtgcaaatctatcatagaacaacaacaaaggatcttgtgaagatgatAGAGGAAATGGGAAGCAAATATCTATAtcaacagtaaaacgagtcctatattgacataacctgaaaggctgcttggCAAGGAAGAAataactgctccaaaaccaccaaaaAATAAAAGCTAGACTACTGTTTgctagtgcacatggggacaaataacttactttttggagaaatgtcctctggtctaatgaaacaaaaatgtaactgtttggccataatgaccatcgttatgttttggaggaaaaaagggtgaggcttgcaagccgaagaataccatcccaaccgtgacgCATGGGGGAggtagcatcatgttgtaggggtgctttgctgtaggagggactggtgcacttcacaaaatagatggcatcatgaggaagggaaaatgatgtggatatattgaagcaacatctcaatacatcagctaggaagttaaagctcagtcgcaaatgggtctccCAAATTGGCAATgacccagggtgtgctgattgactccagccaggtctccaaagcaaccaaaattggcccgttgctagggagggtagagtcacatggggtaacctccttgtaaagggggtaaaagggaaaggaggtggcgagaaccggcttgacaatataaagtttaatgataaacttaaacaaaaacacataaacatatacaGGGCAGCTGCTTGAAGTTCTCTCTCGAACTGCTGGTCGACTTTATCCCTCGCTCGCCTCGTGAGGCTGATTGGTGTCTGGGCGTGTGTCATTctggcctggccccgccctcctctgcaCTACattcctcgtggtcatgattaagtggttcttgctctcaatagggcacgtggtaagttgtgtatcgattgcggagagtagcacgagcctccacatACTTTTAGTCTCCGCGGtatcatgcacagcaagccacgtgattagatgaACTGATTgactctcagaagcggaggcaactgagactggtCTTCTGCCACCagtattgaggtgagtaaccacgccgcagcaaggacctagtaagtagtaggtattgggcattccaagttgGAGAgaaaaattgattaaaaaaaggattaggtgttggagtgatggctgctggaaatggggcctgtgtagatttgatcaaaaattactttcttcaaattgtgatggtgctgtttttgacTTACTAtacttgtgatcagttgaatgccacagtTGAGTACAggtttccttctgaaacagcaaaatctgtacacatttatttatttatatgtatataatttatatatataaaaaaaagtgctGTATGTTAAAGGAATGACTAACATTGCATTGCTACATGCattatagatattgattttaAGGAGACCACTTTGCTGATCGTTGTTGATATTACTGCTATGTTTTACCTAGGAAGTTGAAGTGGGGTCACTTTGTGACAACATTGAGGTGGACCGTGAATCTGGTGATCTATGGCTGGGCTGCCACCCAAATGGTCACAAATTCATGCGTTGTGATCCAAATGATCCACCTGGCTCTGAGGTAAGTGTTTGCATTTTGTagtatttataaaaatatcttaaaatataaCTATTCACGTGTGTTTATTTGCCAATAATTTGACACTCGTACTTGTTTCAGtaatgttttataatattgttagAGCCACGGTTTAGCATTTAATGCCCATGCTCTTGGGAAATGAGGGTTCAGCCCATGCCATGATCCCGTCCCTCTCTCACCCTCTCCCCATGACTGCTGTCTTCTCTCAACTGTCTCTAAATTAAAAAGTGGTAaggccccaaaataaaaaaatatacatctaTAATATATCCATGTTATCCTTTTAGGTTATCAAGATTCAAGACATCCTCTCTGAAAAGCCACAGGTGGTTCAGGTATATGCAGATGATGGTAGTGTGATCATTGGTTCTTCAGTGGCAGCCCCATATGGAGGAAAACTATTAATTGGAACGGTTTATCAGAAAGCTCTTATCTGTGATCTTAGGGAAGACTAAAAGTTAATTATGAATGCACTGTTGATGTTAACACCCTACACCATCAACCCAGATtcttcacatttttttaaatacagagtAACTCAAGACTGGACTATAAATTATATCGTAAATACTGTGAACTGCATCATATATTTTGAGGCTCCTTAGGCCACCTTATGCTTAAGGCTTAGTAAAGTCAACAACATTTTCTTTccaagagctgaaatattctgagtTTAAAACACCAGCAACTAAAGCTTAATGTAATGTTGCACTGTGCTGTGCAATTTAAGATAAAAGGCAGAGTAAAGTTCATCAGGTTAACCCCttggggctctctctctctctctgtctgtgttttaatgtagaattcaaatggagtCTTATATGGAGTAATTTATTAtctttaaaattaatataatgaattagttatattttatataatacattaaagTCCCCTTATAGTGCTTTAACAAATGCAATTTGATTTGGTGTTTTGACGCATTTcatactgaaacaggaagtggtgGCGGGACATGTTGAATTACTCCTCCCATTTTTCAAAAAAGCCAGTAGGCTTTAGTTTATAGCCACGCACTAGTGTCACATGCGCTGCAcgctacagaatgaacaagagtTGCCACTCGGTCCTGTCATTTGCTTCACATAcacgcacatgcgcacacactcatacaaatgcaacacacactgctggtgcttaattttcatgcatTGTGTTTAAAGAATTAATGGCTGTTAACAAGTAAATTAACTCTGTTGCAGCTTTGAAATTTCAGCTCGAGAGTTGCGACAGGATTATTccagcattaatgggaagcttgatataattTCCCATCAAAAACAGGAACAactcaaatgtctttcaaaatgCTTAAATGAAAGCTCTTCAACTGGATGCGTGAAATTAAAGACCGAAAAATAATTACTCCATAAACATTTAATGGTAAAAAAAGTAGCAATAAAACTCAGAACAAGTCTATTATATTAAATGGATGTTTTATTATAATATGTTAGGAATATCACAAATACACAAGTgttttatcagcatgttgtgattcagccatagcaGTCTTGTACCAcaggtaatcagatttttttgttgttttttttttattaacattttaatacTGTCAAGTTAGCTCTgttgttgtgcagcattttaattttccaaaaatttaaaaaattaccCATTTAAtcataaattttaataaaaacatttatcatgGAATCCAGAAAATTTCAAACGGAAAACGCATAATTTGTATCTGTGACACTTTTATGCAGTTAATTTCTGTCATTCAagtaattttctgtgtaatttcatcaaaAATGTAAGGCTTTTGTTGATAACAGTATCGAAAATGTTGGTATTGGAGCAACCctaccacacacacatacccctTTCCACCATGCTGCTCAGAACCTCTTACCAGGGAATCTTGAGAAGCGATCTCAATACCGGCCAGCTTTTTTCAAAGAAATGAACAATGATCTAGCCAACAACATTAATCCGTAACAGcccacaaatgcacacagcacATCTATCTTTGCTTACGATGAAGCTGGTTTGCAAGTCCAATGCAGATGAATaagaaacaagtgagtaaaagataatAATACATCCTTGATTTGAATCACAATAGCATAAAGAGTCAAGAACACTTACTCAAGCTGTACAAAAAtgccctatgccctattcccttcaaagacaaATGCTCTCCGTTGTGAGAGCTTTAGATGGCTGAAAGATGATAAAGGTCAGTCAGAACACACTTTTTTAGTGATTCTtatggaaattctgtttggaatgaGCCTACAGCATTGATTGTGCTCCTTATGaagtgccctgtgaaggcatGATCAGCACCAGTTAGAACACAGCCAGATGTGCTGAACGGTTGTAGGGGGAGGGTGCGTTCTTGttctaaaaattatttgattGTATGTGACGTCAACAATTATTTGACTGTATGTGACGTCATGGATTTTTCTGAGTATTTTTAGccggaagagaaagactgtaggttttaaatgcttatattttctgaaaacaaattgGCAATGATTAGAAGTACACTATCGTAGATATGGAGATATAAAATATATGGACTAAAAGCATCaactttaattttgatttcacaggGTTTTTAATGCTCTGAGTTATATGGCTTTGTTGCTGTGGAATGTATCCATCCATGACTGACTAGCACATGCACTTTTGTAACATTCCTGTAACTGATTATATTGATTTTGTTATGTGTTATATTGATTGTTTCTTATCTGTGTTTGCTGCTGAAAACAGCTTCCAAGTCTAAATGTGATCAAACAAATCAGTCCGTAACATTTTATGTAGATATGTACTTCTACACTTTTTTTACAAGAAGGAAATGGAAAACTTAAGCATCACGTCATAGTCACAATCTAGAGGAAAGtttaggatctgaacattgtgcTGTCCGTACAAGAGAAAACTGAGCACCCCTTACACAGCTGGTTATCAGCATTAGTAAGGACTTTATTCCAGTCTCAAGTCTGTTGTTGGGTAAAGTCGTAAACAAAGTTGTAAGTGCTGGGTTCTTTGGGGATAGGAGGAGGGACCTCAGGAATTTGAATGTTTTCCAGGTCCAAGAGGCGAAGTTTTATCTCCATGGTAACCAGAGTGTCCATATCTGTTTTTGTGAGCTCACTTGTCATCTCTTTTCCCAAAAGGGCATTCAAGCCATCAGTCCAAATGcagaactaaaaaaaacaaaagtctaAGGGAATTAGAATTCAGGTAGGAACAGTATTTACGAGAGAGAAAACTGATATCACAGTACCAAAAAAATATTCTTAATGGCTCTGATAGGAACTTTTCACATGATAAGGTGGTGTTGGTATCTTTCTAAAAGACCAGAATACATTTTATATCAATTAACCTGTCTTGTATATGATGTGAAACTACTCACCGCCCTTTTGTCTGGAGCAATGAAATTGAGATATTCATCAGAGTTATGGAGAATGGAAAAAGCCAGCTCCAGCAGCtcctgaaaaagaaaaagagtaaTCTACAGGTCCAGAGGTTAAGTCATGTAGAGACCTCTTTTCCATTTCCAACATTCCCATTTGCACTTTGCTACAGGTTCCGATGCACACCAGATGGATTCTGTCTTCCAAAGTCACTTTGACTGGAGTGTTTTCTAAAAGGTCAAATTAGAAGATCTGATAATGATTTTGGATTTCAAGTactgaaatattacatttctgatttgacattgaTTTCAACTATTGGGTTTTGAGGGATATCAAAACTTGATTTGAGTTACTTTACCAATTTTTCTTATCGCTCATGTAATAATTGGAATCTAGTTGTTCACTATAACTATCTGTTAGAAATTTACTTTTATTAAGGGGTAGTATGTGCTCCCTTAGGGGCTTTATTCCCTAACCATTTAAACAAAACAGCATGCTTATGCCAAATAACTCCGTCTCAATTCTCATTCTAAATAATTATGGCTGTTACCTATAAAACCAgcataaaaatacaaaagaatctgttaataaattaacaaaattccATGACGTAGTAAACGGTCTGCTAGAATACAtattacataattatatataCTCCATGTTAAATTGTACAGTATTGCTGTTTAGTGTCACAGTAAATTGTGATGTAATCGCTGACTGTAGTTGGTGTGAGCATTTTCTTCAAGTTtagtattattacattttttttcaataacACATGTTAAAAGCTACACATTCAAAAACACTCCTCTGAGACAGCTAATACTAAACTAAACCCATAATAGGCCAAGAAGaaataagaaatacattttaaatatttggggcatttttgtcacattCATGAAAATTTTGCCCTGATCCTTTGTATGGTTTCTGACCCTGATTTTATAAATTAGTCAAGCATGAGTCACATTGACTCAATTAATACCCTGTAGATGGCATAGCTGTCAACTGTACGCAAACAGTCATACACAgttttttctttaataataagTTGTGGAGCATACAGTTACTCTGATGACACTGCTGTGCTTTATAAACACATTATGTTTTAAAGGTCAAAACAGTAATGCAACTTGACCTTAAAACACTTGCCCTACTTACAATTATTTAATCTGATCTTTTAGACCAGAGAGATATCTGTTTCTTCTGATCTAGAATATCAATgagtatctaaaataaataatatagaggACTAATCATTCGGTCCGAATGTAATGATATgatgtccttcctgtctgtcaatctatatttgCATTCCGCCGCACAACTCACACATCATCAGCGTGTGTTCCATGACGCTGTTCAGAGCGAGCATGAGAATTACGTTAGTTATTATTGTAATATCTAATCTGTGAATGAGACATGAGGTAATCTGAAACTGTTGTGATCAATCCACCAACACGTCTCTTCTCCTGGTGCTTAgactctgctctgtgtgtgtgtgttcatgtgtgatagaGGATGCGTGGCTTTGGAGACACCTCTGAAGCGAGGACGGCCTTTATTCTTTCAAAGCTAGCTTACTAACTACTAGCCTCTCTGGATTACTAACTACTAGCCTCTCTGGATTACACACCCTAGGTTTAAATGGTTTATTATAGTCTTTAATTGCTTATGTTCCCATTTAAGTTTTACCGTTGTATGTTTTCATTGTTCAGCcgtgagtttttatttttatttgattaaaatgttttatcttcCTGAAGCTGTTGCTTGGTTCTTCAGTATTTTTCAAGTAATGACAACTTGTTTGCCTGTACTGAGTTTGGACCCCACAAAACCTAGTCCCATCTGGTAGGTGAAGGTTAGTTGCCAAATTTCTCATTACAATAACCAGAGGTAAATTTCCTGAGTTATTCCCTCATTGCAGGGGCataacagtcattttaaaagtgggggtggggtggggtggggtggggtggggggtcaggaaaaatgggcaagcgtaaggatctgagcaactttgacaagatCCAAATTGTGATTCTAGATGACTGTGTCAGATCATCTCCAAAACGGTAGATCTTGTGGGATGTTCCCGGTAtgtagtggttagtacctaccaaaagtagtccaaggaaggacaaccggtgaaccagcaacagggtcatgggcacccaagtCTCATTGATGCTTGGTAGGTGCGAAGGCTTGCCCTTCTGGTCCGATCCCAttgaagagctactgtagcactgTAGGCTGTCCATAAtcgaaaggtgtcagaacacagtgcatcgcatcttgctgcatatggggctagACCAGTCAGAGAGCCCACGCTGTCCTCTGTCCACTgccaaaagtgcctacaatgggcacgtgagcatcagaactgtaccatgagcaatggaagaaggtggcctggtgcgatgaattatgttttcttttagatcatgtggatggccaggTGCATGTGCGTTGTTAaactggggaagagatggcagcagaatgcactatgggaagaaggcagtgGGATGCTCTGGGCCatattctgctgggaaactctGGGTCCTGGCATTTATggggatgttactttgacacgcaCCACCCACCttaagattgttgcagaccatgtacaccccttaatggcaacggtattccctgatgggagtGACCTCTTTCAGAAAGATAATATGACCTGAGTTCAAGGTGCTGACTTGGCCtcaattccccagatctcaatctgactgagcatctatgggatgtgctggaccagcaAGTCCAATCCATGCAGGcatcacctcgcaacttacaggacttaaatgaTCTGCTGCTaaagtcttggtgccagatactagggatgggcattttggtcatttcgTCTACGAGTGTGCtgagatagatatagatgtgtgtgtatatgtgtgtgtatatatatatatatatatatatatatatatatatatatatatatatatatacacacacacacacttacaatgtgtgcttaatgAAGGATTgtccattgttt
This genomic window contains:
- the LOC127656006 gene encoding serum paraoxonase/arylesterase 2-like isoform X1, which produces MGKLTVLSLFVVALSALIGERLIAIRHVALSSRELTQNHLPNCYIIKGIEFGAEDISILEGGLAFLSTGLKYPGLPSYSEDPGKLYTLNLVDSPMNIEALSIKGEFDKDSFNPHGISLYTDDKDGAIYLFVVNHPRGKSHVEIFRFVEKENSLQYIKTIRHELLHNVNDIVAVGAESFYAANDHYFTNGILKFLEPLLSLAWCDVIYYSPDTVQVVAEGFMSANGINISPNKRHLYVSDILKHKIVVMKIQNNTILSHVKEVEVGSLCDNIEVDRESGDLWLGCHPNGHKFMRCDPNDPPGSEVIKIQDILSEKPQVVQVYADDGSVIIGSSVAAPYGGKLLIGTVYQKALICDLRED
- the LOC127656006 gene encoding serum paraoxonase/arylesterase 2-like isoform X2 — its product is MGKLTVLSLFVVALSALIGERLIAIRHVALSSRELTQNHLPNCYIIKGIEFGAEDISILEGGLAFLSTGLKYPGLPSYSEDPGKLYTLNLVDSPMNIEALSIKGEFDKDSFNPHGISLYTDDKDGAIYLFVVNHPRGKSHVEIFRFVEKENSLQYIKTIRHELLHNVNDIVAVGAESFYAANDHYFTNGILKFLEPLLSLAWCDVIYYSPDTVQVVAEGFMSANGINISPNKRQLKWGHFVTTLRWTVNLVIYGWAATQMVTNSCVVIQMIHLALRLSRFKTSSLKSHRWFRYMQMMVV